A window of the Isosphaera pallida ATCC 43644 genome harbors these coding sequences:
- a CDS encoding SIR2 family NAD-dependent protein deacylase: MAKPATPHVQMNPETPSQHRDAIVQAAAILDQADALLIHAGAGMGVDSGLPDFRGNEGFWVAYPPFKARGLSFVDLANPTWFYHDPHLAWGFYGHRLDLYRRTTPHAGFSILKRWGDRMSRGCFVFTSNVDGHFQAAGFAEDQVCEVHGTLAAAQCLHQCGVGLIPTRDLVVQVDPADFRARDPLPTCPRCGGPIRPNVLMFGDFGWDSSRTDQQRQRLRSWLSHATEPHGRLAIIELGAGRAIPTVRSFSEHLAQSHNVTLVRINPREPEIPSNHQGRHLSLALGARAALEAIDRQRTDAASGSR, translated from the coding sequence GTGGCCAAGCCCGCGACCCCCCACGTCCAGATGAACCCTGAGACGCCCTCGCAACACCGCGACGCCATCGTTCAAGCCGCGGCGATCCTCGACCAAGCCGACGCGCTGCTGATTCACGCCGGCGCGGGCATGGGGGTGGATTCCGGCTTGCCCGACTTCCGGGGTAACGAGGGCTTCTGGGTCGCCTATCCCCCCTTCAAAGCACGAGGACTTTCTTTCGTCGATCTGGCCAACCCCACATGGTTCTACCATGATCCCCACCTGGCTTGGGGTTTCTACGGCCATCGTCTCGATCTCTATCGGCGCACCACCCCTCACGCGGGATTTTCCATCCTGAAGCGTTGGGGTGATCGAATGAGCCGAGGTTGCTTTGTCTTCACCTCCAACGTCGATGGTCACTTTCAAGCGGCAGGATTCGCCGAGGACCAAGTCTGCGAGGTTCATGGCACGTTGGCGGCGGCTCAGTGTCTTCACCAATGCGGTGTGGGTCTGATCCCCACCCGCGATCTGGTGGTGCAGGTCGATCCCGCGGACTTCCGTGCGCGGGACCCCTTGCCAACCTGTCCCCGCTGCGGTGGACCAATCCGCCCCAATGTGCTGATGTTCGGTGACTTTGGTTGGGACTCCAGCCGCACCGATCAACAACGCCAACGACTGCGAAGCTGGTTGAGTCACGCGACCGAACCCCACGGACGTCTGGCGATCATCGAACTCGGAGCCGGGCGGGCGATTCCCACCGTGCGAAGCTTCAGCGAACATCTGGCCCAATCACACAATGTGACCCTTGTTCGCATCAACCCCCGCGAACCGGAAATTCCGTCGAACCACCAAGGGCGTCATCTCTCTTTGGCCCTAGGAGCCCGCGCTGCCTTGGAGGCGATTGACCGCCAGCGAACCGACGCCGCCTCAGGTTCGCGTTAG
- a CDS encoding GDP-mannose 4,6-dehydratase: MKLWITGATGFVGGYAVEAALARGDQVQGWAGRGRWPEDLGHLDGQVPLEPLDLTAPETTNDLIRRLQQDRPEAILHLAAQSNPRASFDDPPATWRINLGGTLALLEAMRKAAPLSWQAGSSSHLHWPRLVVISSGMCYGRPEPPDRPPFGPNDPLAPRDPYSASKAAADLAALQYHHAHGFDVVIARPFQQTGPRQSERYVLSGMARQVAEVEAGMRSEVSVGNLEVERDFTDVRDMVRAYLRLTRHAVLGRIVVLGRGRGIKLADALDHLRGLADRPIPVRIDPARLRNDDPPRILGDPQALHEALGDQPLIPIETTLADLLNWWRGRIRGSQSRPSDIAS; encoded by the coding sequence ATGAAACTCTGGATCACCGGCGCGACTGGGTTTGTGGGGGGTTACGCGGTCGAAGCGGCTCTGGCACGGGGCGATCAAGTCCAGGGGTGGGCTGGGCGGGGACGCTGGCCCGAAGACCTTGGCCACCTCGACGGCCAGGTTCCTCTGGAACCTTTGGACCTGACCGCGCCCGAGACAACCAACGATCTCATCCGAAGGCTCCAACAGGATCGTCCCGAGGCGATTCTCCATCTCGCCGCCCAATCGAACCCCCGCGCCAGTTTCGACGACCCGCCGGCCACCTGGCGAATCAACCTCGGCGGCACCCTCGCTCTGCTGGAGGCGATGCGGAAAGCCGCGCCTCTCTCCTGGCAAGCCGGCTCTTCTTCCCACCTCCACTGGCCCCGGCTGGTGGTGATAAGCAGCGGCATGTGTTACGGACGTCCCGAACCGCCCGACCGCCCGCCGTTTGGACCCAACGACCCGCTCGCTCCCCGCGACCCCTATTCCGCCAGCAAAGCCGCCGCCGACCTCGCAGCGCTCCAGTATCATCATGCCCACGGATTTGACGTCGTCATCGCCCGCCCCTTTCAACAAACCGGTCCTCGTCAGTCGGAGCGTTACGTCCTTTCGGGAATGGCTCGTCAAGTGGCCGAGGTCGAGGCGGGAATGCGATCCGAAGTAAGCGTGGGCAACCTGGAGGTCGAGCGCGATTTCACCGACGTGCGCGACATGGTTCGAGCCTACCTGCGGCTGACGCGCCACGCCGTATTGGGTCGAATCGTGGTGTTGGGCCGAGGACGCGGCATCAAGCTGGCCGACGCGCTGGATCACCTGCGTGGTCTAGCCGACCGGCCCATCCCAGTGCGGATCGACCCCGCGCGACTCCGAAACGACGACCCCCCCCGCATCCTAGGCGACCCCCAGGCCCTCCACGAAGCGCTGGGGGATCAGCCGCTCATCCCGATCGAAACCACCCTGGCCGACTTGCTTAACTGGTGGCGAGGACGGATCCGTGGTTCCCAATCGCGGCCCAGTGACATCGCCTCTTGA
- a CDS encoding ATP-binding protein, producing the protein MLTGGSLNIFDLRMQALSGHDALKLCLVLTDLVRRAKNGVNKMIVFDEAHEYVDSKGLVAELENAITQIRHDGMSFVLASQFPDRIPARIFKYLLTRLIFKTSDLKAIASLRKAAPNLGSLSAQRLSNLDLEWGVCFVQTDDDCSDSLLKVPQLLTIRPRCSMHGGETVRNIVGK; encoded by the coding sequence GTGCTAACCGGAGGAAGCCTGAATATCTTCGATCTCAGAATGCAGGCGCTCAGCGGTCATGACGCCCTCAAGCTCTGCCTGGTCCTGACCGACCTGGTGCGACGCGCCAAAAACGGCGTCAACAAGATGATCGTCTTCGACGAAGCCCACGAGTATGTGGACTCGAAAGGCCTGGTGGCCGAGCTTGAAAACGCCATCACCCAGATTCGTCACGACGGCATGTCGTTCGTGCTGGCCTCCCAGTTCCCCGACCGCATTCCGGCCCGCATCTTTAAATACCTCCTCACGCGCTTGATCTTTAAAACCTCCGACCTCAAGGCGATCGCTTCGCTTCGCAAGGCGGCCCCCAATCTGGGATCGCTCTCGGCCCAACGGCTCAGCAATCTTGATCTTGAATGGGGTGTCTGTTTCGTCCAGACCGACGACGACTGTTCCGACTCGCTGCTCAAGGTTCCCCAACTGCTCACGATCCGCCCTCGTTGCAGTATGCACGGTGGCGAGACGGTCAGAAACATCGTCGGCAAGTGA